In one window of Macadamia integrifolia cultivar HAES 741 chromosome 2, SCU_Mint_v3, whole genome shotgun sequence DNA:
- the LOC122061628 gene encoding 30S ribosomal protein S17, chloroplastic, producing the protein MLLSSPSSFLILPKLKSLSISSPFLHGSSPIHHLNKPSSSLSTSNLSPPSFLPQIRAMKTLQGRVVCATNNKTVAVEVVRLAPHPKYKRRVRKKKKFQAHDPENKFKVGDLVQLEKSKPISKTKAFIAIPVVERRRPKPSEAVPQELGIPLESQQT; encoded by the coding sequence ATGTTGTTATCTTCTCCGTCGTCATTTCTGATACTCCCTAAGTTGAAGTCTCTCAGCATTAGCTCTCCATTCCTTCATGGATCCTCACCAATTCATCACCTCAATAAACCCTCCTCATCTCTCTCAACTTCAAACCTAtctcccccttcttttcttcctcaaattCGTGCTATGAAAACGTTGCAGGGGAGGGTCGTTTGCGCCACCAACAACAAGACTGTTGCGGTTGAGGTAGTGCGTCTCGCCCCACACCCAAAATACAAGAGAAgggtgaggaagaagaagaagttccAGGCTCACGACCCTGAGAACAAATTCAAGGTTGGGGACTTAGTACAACTCGAGAAAAGTAAACCCATCAGCAAGACCAAAGCTTTTATTGCTATTCCCGTCGTTGAAAGGAGAAGGCCCAAACCCTCTGAAGCCGTGCCGCAAGAGCTTGGTATCCCATTGGAGTCCCAGCAGACTTAG